ACCAACAAGCCTATACTCCTTGGGAGTGGCACAAACCTATTTTTGATCGTGCTCGAGAATTAGGGATGATTCCTTTTAGCACCCCTTTCGATGAAACAGCAGTAGACTTTTTAGAAGAATTAAACGTACCAATGTATAAGATTGCATCTTTTGAAAATACTGATATTCCACTTATTAAAAAAGTTGCTTCAACAGGGAAACCGATGATCATTTCAACAGGAATGGCAACGGTGGCCGAATTAGATGAAACTGTGAGAGCAGCAAGAGAAGCAGGATGTAAGGATTTGATTCTTTTAAAATGTACAAGCACTTATCCGGCTTCTCCTGAACATACAAATATACTGACAATTCCTCATATGAGTGAGCTATTTAACTGTCAAGTTGGTTTATCGGATCATACGATGGGAGTAGGAGTTGCAGTTGCAAGTGTTGCGTTGGGAGCAACGGTCATTGAAAAGCACTTTACCTTATCAAGAGCAGATGGCGGGGTAGACTCTGCATTTTCAATGGAGCCTGATGAAATGAAAGCATTAGTAGTAGAAACTGAAAGAGCATGGCAGGCGTTAGGGGAAGTGAAATACGGACCAACTGAGAAAGAGAAAGCATCGCTGAAATTTAGACGTTCGTTGTATGTAGCTAAAGATATAAAACAAGGGGAAAAATTTAATAAAGAAAATATTAGAGTAGTACGACCAGGTTATGGCTTAGCTCCTAAATATTATGAGCGATTAATTGGGAAAGAAGCTAAACAAGATATTAAAGCGGGAACCCCATTAAGTTGGGAGTTTTTATAAAGTGATACGGTTACATTTGTTAGAAAAACGCTTTGTCAAATATATGAGAATACTTTGTTATATTGACGATTGTCATAACTATAGTTTGTAAGTTGTGCATGAAGAATTTAATGCTGTATGTACAACAAAAAACTGAAAAGAAATAGATTTATAATATATCGGATTATTTATAGAATGCTCGATAAGTTATTTATTATAAACATCCCATCATGAGCGTCATGTAAATATAGTTTCAATATTCTGTAAAATTATTTTTTGACTTTTTGCCAACAAGACAAAACCTAAAAGTTGAAGCTTCATTTAGGTAGTAATTTCGAAAGATAGCTTGGTTGAAGTTTAGTAGCATGATTTGTTTTTCGTATTGAATCTGTTCTGTATTTTCGAGTTTAAAATAGTCTTCAAAAATTGTTTTTCGAATGAGTTGTTTTTATAAAATACTGTGGTTGAGTAATTTTGATTACAATAATCGCCATAAAAACAAACAAGGTACCTCTTATGCCATGTGGAGCTGTATTTTCACAGCATCAATGGGAATATTTTGCTTCGCCGCATAGTAAATGAACTCTACGAGGCTATGTCTTTTTTTTGCACAGGAGATCGAGCCTATCCGAAAAACTTGCTGTTGGACTTGAACATGCTGTACACATAAGCAAGTTGTACAAAGATTCAATACCGTTTCATTGTCTGACGTTTGCGAATGAGGTATACATCAAGTTCCATCAAGCCTCAGGAGGAGATGAAGTACAAAAAGAAGCAATGGTAGATGATGAATGTCCGTCATGAGGGTTTTGAAGGACATAATGGAGATAGAAAGCATAAAAAATGTCCTTCATACGACTCCTAAAGGACATAATGAAGATAGATAGAAGAGAAAAAGTCCTTCATTGGACTTCTGAAGTACAAAAATTAAGATAGAAAAGAAGAGAAATGACTAAACATTTGGATTCTTTGATGGTCCATGTCTTCTCTTTTGTTTGGATGTAAATTTATGTTAGGGAATTCGCTCATCTACATTAAAATATTTTAAAGCAGTTAATAATAGGTAACGGCTAATAAAGATCTTTTTTAACATAAGCGTACGAATCGTATTCACGAGTTGGACATGATAAGATATCCAATAGCGAATTTGCATGAAAAAAATATGAAAGTCTGTCGATATAAAATATGAATCCCATTTTTAATATCGGAGTTGATGAAATGGATATTTCTTTACTATCAGTGGCTATGAGCCAAGCGAATGTTCAACAGCAGGCAAGCTTGTCAGTATTTAAGATTGCGATGAATACGGCCGAGCAAAATGGACAAAATATGGCGGAAATGTTAAAAGGCTCGCAGCCACCTGTATCCCTCGAAGCGCATTTAGGAAATACGATTGATTTGAAAGGGTAAGCTGTAAGTATAGGGGTGAGAAAAACATCTTGCCCCCATACTTTTTTCCATAAAAAAGATGCTTTTATTTAAACATGAAGCAAGATTTTTAAAATTCTTCTTACGTGGGATTTTAGCAAAATGATTTGGGTAATGAATCTTTGTGAAGCGATTTTTGACAAAAAAAGAAGTGAAGCAATCACTTTTTGAGGTAGTTGTATGTTACATGATTTTTTTTCGTAACGTACGGATGGCAACGTCATGTTCACCGATAATTTCGTAAACGGATTTGAAGCTTTCTTGGAGGTTTTTCACTTCTTCGTTTGTTTCCATAACAGCTTGTTTAATCGCTTTTTGTTCCTCTTCAACCCGATCCAGCCGCTCTTCAACCCGATCCAGCCGCTCTTCAACCCGATCCAGCCGCTCTTCAACCCGATCCAACCGTTCTTCAATTCGATCGAGTCGTGCATGTACATTTTTTAATTCATGGTCAATAGACGTCACTTTTTCTAAAATTAAGTCAAGCTTCTTTTCCACTTTTTTGCTCCTTTCAGAAAAAAATTTCCCCTCTTCAAGTTTATTCGAAAGGAATGATTGTGACAAGCTTGTTATTTATGTTGATGTGATGGGAGTTATGGAAGGTGATGCTGTCCCACAGGTGTTTATTCCGGAGCTGGTGGAATATTATAAAAATGGGTAATTCCCATTTGATAAATTGGTTCGTTTTTACCCGTTTGACGAAATTAACGAAGCCTTTGAAGATTCAAAAAATGACTCAACGATCCAACCAATTTTAAAAATAAGCTAATGTTTGTCCCGAGTTCATCGGGGTTTTTAACATCTTGAGAAGATGCTCCAAATGTAAACATGATGGAAATGAAACAAAATTAATTTTTCGAATAGATGATGAATTATATGATGATGGTAGGGTGATCGAAGAAAAAATCGCCCCGCTTTGTCGATTAGGTGGAGCGAACTATGCAGAAATTGGCCATATTTTTTCGATTCCAAGACCGACATTAAAATAATAAGGGGATGTCCCTAGTTCGCGAAAGCTGATTTTCGTATGTGCAAACAGAAAAGCCGCCGTCCAATTGACAAAGCGGCTTTTAATCATGTTCAAAGCTGCGGCCTTTAGGCGCGTATATCATGTATTAAATTTTTCTGTGCATACATGATAAGCGGATAGCTTAAAGTTAGTAATGTCATTGTAAAGGCGATCACACCGAACCAATGAAAATGGGTCCAAAAATAGCCTCCAAATGTACCGACTAGACTAGATCCTAAATAATAGAATAAAAGATATAAAGAGGAGGCTTGCGCTTTGTTGATGTTAGCGCGTTCACCTATCCAAGCGCTCGTGATGGAATGGCATCCAAAAAATCCAAACGTAAATAACGAAACTCCCAAAATTTTCGCAAGCACAGGCGGCATTAGGGTGATAACAGCACCTGCGATCGTTAAGGCTAGCGATATGTTTAATACAAACGAATGGCCGTATTGATCGGCTTTATTTCCCATGTAGACAGAGCTAAAGCTGCCAAATATGTAGA
This sequence is a window from Bacillus alveayuensis. Protein-coding genes within it:
- a CDS encoding pseudaminic acid synthase (product_source=TIGR03586; cath_funfam=3.20.20.70; cog=COG2089; pfam=PF03102,PF08666; superfamily=51569; tigrfam=TIGR03586), with amino-acid sequence MNEIIVEARRIGSNHKPFIIAEMSGNHNQSLERALAIVEAASKAGAHALKIQTYTADTMTLNLENPEFKIEDSDSLWKGHTLYQLYQQAYTPWEWHKPIFDRARELGMIPFSTPFDETAVDFLEELNVPMYKIASFENTDIPLIKKVASTGKPMIISTGMATVAELDETVRAAREAGCKDLILLKCTSTYPASPEHTNILTIPHMSELFNCQVGLSDHTMGVGVAVASVALGATVIEKHFTLSRADGGVDSAFSMEPDEMKALVVETERAWQALGEVKYGPTEKEKASLKFRRSLYVAKDIKQGEKFNKENIRVVRPGYGLAPKYYERLIGKEAKQDIKAGTPLSWEFL
- a CDS encoding hypothetical protein (product_source=Hypo-rule applied; cath_funfam=1.10.10.10; pfam=PF14070) — translated: MDISLLSVAMSQANVQQQASLSVFKIAMNTAEQNGQNMAEMLKGSQPPVSLEAHLGNTIDLKG
- a CDS encoding chromosome segregation ATPase (product_source=COG1196; cath_funfam=1.20.5.340; cog=COG1196; smart=SM00397; superfamily=57997), which codes for MEKKLDLILEKVTSIDHELKNVHARLDRIEERLDRVEERLDRVEERLDRVEERLDRVEEEQKAIKQAVMETNEEVKNLQESFKSVYEIIGEHDVAIRTLRKKIM
- a CDS encoding hypothetical protein (product_source=Hypo-rule applied; superfamily=50475); translated protein: MRRCSKCKHDGNETKLIFRIDDELYDDGRVIEEKIAPLCRLGGANYAEIGHIFSIPRPTLK